One genomic region from Anaerolineae bacterium encodes:
- a CDS encoding cellulase family glycosylhydrolase, translating to MSNESFLDLLTRIFEGKWGKWVINLVVIPGLLFAALWLPPISLRERVLEAGFTTIDDEVGGSVLDPDGTQITILPEGMEAPFRIRLSSVPRIDFLRGAGGMAEAAKNIPQYLEIKSPLYKVNFRGTMPTSVILTVPIPNDAEPHETLDLYYWDGAQWKWLPHQLIPEDEILESRIDFVPEAFAVMQTKLTPPFVSADLPHGGSVTPEAREALVEINPQGLYLEGDGTLGGNMRTLSPDERSASLFIIPTITNWGPDGVVRSDYIDNLLIDPALQEKHIKEIINFVVRNHYSGIDIYYREFSPDLKPEFVNFIHKLADALHRENKILSIRVDLPTQIAEDRWETGIYDWYALGQAVDLFKIPAIPDPRAYAPGGQMEQLLTWATGQVDRYKIQLVVSTRSVEKVGNALTFKPYTEVLKTLAASIKANKETAVPGEEVSFVLEGLAQVAGIQHDPDTGHYWFSYTDHSGNEHTVWIENATSLARKLQLVSRFNIRGVAFRNLLEEENDHLIWDVLRGFHEYAIRSVETNFAVTWKVQDAHGVVHAQGTSPLQGASYKWQVPNLPGEYTVEAGISTDGGQTMTNIIHRLALKVAEPTPTPLPTPTPRPTPTPTPTPKPSGQTITPTRPPAPPPSVRGTEFGYGIQAHMVHNPDPRIIQAVKDIGFNWIKVQIEWKVFEPSKGNIAWGEMDRIVNDVHGNGLNLLFSIVKAPKWARPPHTDFSVEGPPANPQDYADFVGQVAARYCGRLKAIEVWNEQNINYEWGNEPPDPGRYVQLLAAAYRAIKAACPQMIVVSGALTPAGDVTIAGQWRAVDDINYLDAMYQHGLKHYCDAIGAHPSGYNCPPDGDWRTVTDPTAKFRGPFDNRHHSWCFRGTMEGYRNVMLKYGDGAKKIWATEWGWASVDGLGVSPAPGYEYAADNTAQEQAEWTVRAFELARSWGWAGVMFLWNLNFAPVTGPQDEKAAWSIVDHNWQPRPVYYALKNMRK from the coding sequence ATGAGTAATGAAAGCTTTCTGGACCTTTTAACCCGAATATTTGAGGGGAAGTGGGGGAAGTGGGTGATAAACCTGGTTGTAATACCGGGGCTGCTCTTTGCTGCTCTCTGGCTTCCCCCTATTTCCCTGAGGGAAAGGGTCCTGGAAGCAGGCTTCACCACTATTGACGATGAAGTAGGCGGCTCTGTTCTGGACCCTGACGGCACTCAAATAACCATCCTGCCAGAGGGGATGGAGGCCCCATTCCGCATCCGCCTATCCAGCGTCCCCCGTATTGATTTCCTCAGAGGGGCCGGCGGGATGGCGGAGGCAGCCAAAAACATCCCCCAATATTTGGAGATAAAAAGCCCTCTCTACAAAGTCAACTTCCGCGGAACGATGCCCACATCTGTAATCCTGACAGTTCCCATCCCCAACGATGCCGAACCTCACGAGACCCTTGACCTCTATTACTGGGACGGCGCTCAGTGGAAGTGGCTCCCCCATCAGCTCATACCCGAAGATGAAATCCTGGAATCTCGCATAGATTTTGTCCCTGAAGCCTTCGCCGTAATGCAAACAAAGCTCACACCTCCTTTTGTATCGGCGGATTTGCCGCACGGTGGCTCTGTTACCCCTGAAGCCCGGGAAGCTCTGGTGGAAATCAACCCGCAGGGCCTGTACCTGGAAGGAGATGGAACCTTAGGAGGCAATATGCGAACCCTCTCTCCGGATGAGCGCTCCGCTTCCCTCTTTATAATCCCCACCATCACCAACTGGGGACCCGATGGCGTTGTCCGGAGTGACTACATTGACAACCTCCTCATAGACCCTGCTCTCCAGGAGAAGCACATTAAAGAAATCATCAACTTCGTGGTCAGGAACCACTACTCTGGAATTGACATCTACTATCGGGAATTCAGCCCCGACCTCAAGCCAGAGTTCGTCAATTTTATCCACAAGCTTGCTGATGCTCTCCACAGGGAAAACAAAATCCTCTCCATTCGGGTTGACCTTCCAACCCAGATAGCCGAGGATCGCTGGGAGACCGGGATTTACGACTGGTATGCCCTGGGTCAGGCTGTGGACCTGTTTAAAATACCAGCCATTCCCGATCCCAGAGCTTACGCCCCCGGCGGTCAGATGGAGCAGCTTCTAACCTGGGCTACCGGTCAGGTGGACCGTTACAAAATTCAACTTGTGGTTTCCACAAGGAGCGTGGAAAAGGTTGGCAATGCCCTGACCTTTAAGCCATATACCGAGGTTCTGAAAACTCTGGCAGCCTCCATCAAGGCCAACAAGGAAACAGCAGTGCCAGGCGAAGAGGTGTCTTTCGTCCTGGAAGGGCTGGCTCAGGTTGCCGGAATCCAGCATGATCCCGATACCGGACATTACTGGTTCAGCTATACTGACCATTCCGGAAACGAGCACACGGTCTGGATCGAAAACGCCACCAGCCTGGCCCGGAAACTTCAGCTGGTTTCTCGCTTCAACATCAGAGGAGTAGCGTTCCGGAACCTTCTGGAGGAAGAGAACGACCATTTAATCTGGGACGTTCTCCGAGGATTTCACGAGTACGCAATCCGGTCCGTGGAAACCAACTTCGCAGTGACCTGGAAAGTGCAGGATGCCCACGGCGTGGTCCATGCCCAGGGCACAAGTCCCCTCCAGGGAGCTTCTTACAAATGGCAGGTTCCTAACCTCCCAGGCGAATACACTGTAGAAGCCGGCATTTCCACCGATGGGGGCCAGACCATGACCAACATCATCCACAGGCTCGCCCTTAAAGTGGCTGAACCGACCCCCACCCCCTTACCTACGCCCACCCCCAGGCCTACCCCCACTCCAACTCCAACGCCGAAGCCCTCCGGGCAGACTATAACTCCAACCCGGCCTCCGGCTCCTCCTCCTTCGGTCAGGGGAACGGAATTCGGTTACGGGATTCAAGCTCACATGGTCCACAACCCCGACCCGAGGATAATCCAGGCCGTTAAAGACATCGGTTTCAACTGGATAAAGGTACAGATTGAATGGAAAGTCTTTGAGCCTTCCAAAGGCAACATCGCCTGGGGCGAAATGGACCGCATAGTGAATGACGTTCACGGCAACGGTCTGAACCTTCTCTTCAGCATAGTCAAAGCCCCCAAATGGGCCCGACCACCCCATACGGATTTCAGCGTGGAAGGACCTCCGGCTAACCCTCAGGATTACGCCGATTTCGTGGGTCAGGTAGCCGCCCGTTACTGCGGAAGACTCAAAGCCATTGAGGTCTGGAACGAGCAGAACATAAACTACGAGTGGGGCAATGAGCCTCCGGATCCGGGCCGGTATGTGCAGCTCCTGGCCGCTGCCTATAGAGCCATAAAAGCGGCATGCCCTCAGATGATCGTGGTAAGCGGTGCTTTAACCCCCGCTGGAGATGTTACCATCGCAGGGCAGTGGAGAGCAGTGGATGATATAAATTACCTGGACGCCATGTACCAACATGGCCTCAAGCATTACTGCGATGCCATTGGTGCTCACCCCAGCGGATACAACTGCCCTCCCGATGGTGACTGGCGCACCGTCACTGATCCTACTGCTAAGTTCCGTGGCCCCTTTGATAACCGGCACCACTCCTGGTGCTTCCGCGGCACTATGGAAGGATACCGCAATGTAATGCTCAAATATGGTGATGGAGCAAAGAAGATATGGGCCACTGAGTGGGGCTGGGCTTCAGTGGATGGCCTAGGGGTATCGCCAGCTCCTGGCTATGAATACGCTGCCGATAACACCGCTCAGGAGCAGGCCGAGTGGACTGTCAGGGCTTTTGAGCTGGCCAGAAGCTGGGGGTGGGCTGGAGTTATGTTCCTCTGGAACCTCAACTTCGCCCCCGTCACCGGCCCACAGGATGAGAAAGCAGCCTGGAGTATAGTGGACCATAATTGGCAGCCTCGCCCGGTATATTATGCTCTCAAGAACATGCGGAAATAA
- a CDS encoding cellulase family glycosylhydrolase has protein sequence MQSPEYGMHAFLWWRPEVADRDLQLIKQAGFQWVKQSFAWRDIEGAAKGHFDWTRTDRIVEQVEKYGLKLLVRVDRQPAWAGGGYPANGPPDNLEDFGDFLYALASRYRGRIHAYQIWNEPNLNRPDGGGEWGGRSPDPVEYVRLLRIAYRRIKEADPNALVVSAGLTPTGDMPPRALPDDVYLEMMYQAMENNSSDGYFDALGVNAPGYKAPPEMSPDEVEKSPEYGGKRFFCFRRVEDLRKIMVKYGDEEKQVVVLEMGWTSDPRPDSPYHWHSVDEEKKGEYLVRAYKYARENWAPWIGLMVVLYIPDVSWTPDREEYWWAILDPCYPELCLRPAYVMLKEMPK, from the coding sequence ATGCAATCCCCTGAATACGGAATGCATGCTTTCCTCTGGTGGCGCCCTGAGGTAGCTGACCGGGATCTTCAGCTTATAAAGCAGGCCGGGTTCCAATGGGTAAAGCAGAGCTTTGCCTGGAGAGACATAGAAGGAGCAGCCAAAGGGCACTTTGACTGGACCCGGACGGATAGGATTGTGGAGCAGGTTGAGAAATACGGTTTAAAACTGCTGGTAAGAGTTGATAGACAACCAGCCTGGGCTGGTGGAGGCTATCCAGCTAATGGCCCTCCGGATAATTTAGAAGATTTCGGCGATTTTCTCTACGCCCTCGCCAGCCGCTATCGGGGGCGGATTCACGCTTACCAGATATGGAATGAACCTAACCTGAACCGCCCTGATGGAGGAGGGGAATGGGGAGGCCGCTCCCCCGATCCGGTTGAATATGTTCGCCTGCTCCGGATAGCCTATAGACGCATAAAAGAGGCCGACCCCAATGCCCTTGTGGTCTCGGCAGGGCTGACCCCAACCGGGGATATGCCCCCGAGAGCACTACCTGATGATGTTTACCTGGAAATGATGTACCAGGCTATGGAAAATAATTCCAGCGATGGCTACTTTGACGCCCTGGGGGTTAATGCTCCCGGATACAAGGCCCCCCCTGAAATGAGCCCCGATGAGGTAGAGAAAAGCCCCGAATACGGGGGGAAACGCTTCTTCTGTTTCCGCCGCGTTGAAGACCTGCGTAAGATAATGGTTAAATATGGTGATGAAGAAAAACAGGTGGTGGTTCTGGAGATGGGCTGGACCAGTGATCCTCGTCCTGATTCCCCCTACCACTGGCATTCGGTGGATGAAGAGAAAAAGGGGGAATACCTTGTGCGGGCCTACAAATATGCCCGGGAAAACTGGGCACCCTGGATAGGCCTAATGGTGGTGCTATACATTCCCGATGTAAGCTGGACTCCAGATAGAGAAGAGTACTGGTGGGCGATACTGGACCCCTGCTATCCGGAACTCTGCCTCCGGCCAGCCTACGTGATGCTCAAAGAGATGCCTAAATAA
- the dtd gene encoding D-aminoacyl-tRNA deacylase — translation MRAVVQRVRKASVQVNGEMVGAIGKGFVVLIAVKKGDTEEHARWMAHKVANLRVFPDEAGKFNLSLLDVKGEALVVSQFTLYGDIRRGFRPS, via the coding sequence ATGCGCGCAGTAGTTCAGAGAGTGCGGAAGGCTTCAGTCCAGGTCAATGGGGAGATGGTTGGGGCAATAGGAAAAGGCTTCGTGGTCCTGATTGCAGTGAAAAAAGGCGATACCGAAGAGCACGCCCGCTGGATGGCCCACAAGGTAGCTAACCTCAGAGTTTTCCCCGACGAAGCCGGTAAGTTTAACCTTTCCCTTCTGGATGTGAAAGGAGAGGCCCTAGTAGTCTCCCAGTTTACCCTCTACGGTGACATAAGGAGGGGTTTCAGGCCAAGCT